A genomic stretch from Leptospira licerasiae serovar Varillal str. VAR 010 includes:
- a CDS encoding MBL fold metallo-hydrolase yields MSSTELQDGLYAILVGTSFYQNRLTNSDKQDGESEITFLFYLIKSDKRYILIDTGTSTNSTTEFTIYNWISPDKILRSVGIQPGMIGEIILTHFHSDHSGGIGLFPNAKIYVTQEDWNSLKKTNRSISQKLSAKERSGKIQFLTSSIEVFKNFRILLTRGHTQGSMAVEWLISQSKKFLITGDECYWIEYCEQGHGLPSESTFSLSNNKEFLDYVSVLSSNGTKILTMHDPAILSLGKEIFPRIYKLD; encoded by the coding sequence TTGTCTTCTACCGAATTACAGGATGGATTGTATGCGATCCTAGTTGGAACATCTTTCTATCAAAATCGACTCACAAATTCGGATAAACAGGATGGAGAATCCGAGATCACATTTTTATTTTACCTAATAAAATCAGATAAACGTTATATTTTGATCGATACCGGAACTTCTACCAATTCGACTACCGAATTCACAATTTACAATTGGATCTCCCCTGATAAAATTTTAAGATCCGTAGGGATCCAACCGGGAATGATCGGAGAGATCATTCTCACTCATTTTCATTCGGATCATTCCGGAGGGATCGGACTTTTTCCAAACGCAAAAATTTATGTTACTCAAGAAGACTGGAATTCGCTTAAAAAGACAAATCGATCAATAAGCCAAAAGTTATCCGCCAAAGAAAGGTCGGGAAAGATCCAATTCCTAACTTCGAGCATAGAAGTTTTTAAGAATTTTCGGATCTTATTAACTAGAGGACATACACAAGGCTCAATGGCGGTAGAATGGTTAATATCCCAGAGTAAAAAATTCCTGATCACGGGAGATGAATGTTATTGGATAGAATATTGCGAGCAAGGCCACGGACTTCCTTCGGAGAGCACATTCTCCCTTTCTAACAATAAAGAATTTTTGGATTATGTGTCCGTTCTATCTTCAAACGGAACCAAAATTTTGACCATGCATGATCCCGCTATTTTATCTTTAGGCAAAGAGATATTTCCTAGAATTTACAAACTAGATTAA
- a CDS encoding AMP-dependent synthetase/ligase has product MYKNLADMYLKAAESYGDRPAFWSKDENKEYQSTSFKQLVDLGLSLSEALIDLGVKAREHIGVLADNRLEWIIVDAGVLLSGCANVPRGTDVTDSEMEYILTHSEASVVFLENDKMYEKFIKNKAKLKGVETVIIMDKDSKTKAKGVLHLYDLIATGKELRAKGGHKTEKRIEGIKPDDLFTLIYTSGTTGMPKGVMLMHSNMVHQMEYVVPLILKKSLLRDDDSMLSILPVWHIFERVVEYSAISLGISTFYTKVADLRNDLAKARPSFMASAPRVWESIYTGIYNKINDPKQTPPVRKFLFNTAYLFSKNYNAGIRFLTGKEVDYENRSIFKSLALGIKAIGQVVLFGPFTVSLISAVGYSYIKMYKPELAFLAPVLLTIAILGLIFNFKTLDTIVLSKIRQATGGRLRGTLSGGGALQRHVDNFFNDIGLLVLEGYGMTESAPVISVRHYDHPIIGSVGYIVPKTELQLRDDHGNVLTHINDQRQLLAGKLGVKGIVHIKGPQVMKGYYKNPEVTKKTIVDGWLNTGDIGFINFKHTLTLTGRAKETVVLLGGENVEPVPIENRMDESPYIKQSMVFGQDQKVLGAIIVPDLEVLQPWLAQNGIQAKDIKDLIDNPKVIEFFKKEIREYNSTKHGFKSFELIQHVVIAQKPFEIGDELTNLLKMKRHVITEKYQKRIDKVYK; this is encoded by the coding sequence ATGTACAAGAATTTAGCAGACATGTACCTTAAGGCCGCTGAGTCTTACGGGGACAGACCGGCGTTTTGGTCGAAAGATGAAAATAAAGAATATCAATCGACCAGCTTTAAACAATTAGTAGATTTAGGTCTCTCATTGTCTGAGGCTTTAATAGATTTAGGTGTGAAGGCCCGCGAACATATCGGAGTGTTAGCGGATAACCGTTTGGAATGGATCATCGTGGATGCGGGAGTTCTACTCTCCGGTTGTGCAAACGTTCCTAGAGGAACCGACGTAACCGATTCCGAGATGGAATATATCTTAACTCACTCCGAAGCTTCCGTAGTATTCTTGGAAAACGATAAGATGTACGAGAAGTTCATTAAGAACAAAGCCAAACTGAAAGGCGTGGAAACCGTCATCATTATGGATAAGGACAGCAAAACAAAAGCGAAAGGCGTTTTGCATCTTTATGATCTGATCGCAACGGGAAAGGAGTTGAGAGCTAAGGGTGGACACAAGACTGAAAAAAGGATCGAAGGTATTAAACCCGATGATCTATTCACTCTAATTTACACCTCCGGAACAACAGGAATGCCAAAAGGTGTTATGCTCATGCACTCCAACATGGTCCACCAAATGGAATATGTTGTTCCTTTGATCTTGAAAAAATCTCTTCTTCGTGACGACGATAGTATGTTGTCAATTCTACCTGTATGGCATATCTTCGAAAGAGTAGTGGAATATTCTGCGATCTCTCTCGGGATTTCCACTTTCTATACCAAGGTTGCGGATCTAAGAAACGACCTGGCAAAAGCTAGGCCTTCTTTCATGGCTTCCGCTCCAAGGGTGTGGGAAAGTATCTATACTGGGATCTACAACAAAATCAACGATCCGAAGCAGACTCCTCCAGTTCGTAAGTTTCTATTCAATACTGCGTATTTGTTCTCTAAGAATTACAATGCAGGGATCCGTTTTTTAACCGGAAAAGAAGTGGATTACGAAAACCGCAGCATCTTCAAATCTCTGGCTCTTGGGATTAAAGCAATCGGACAGGTGGTACTGTTTGGGCCGTTTACGGTTTCTTTGATCAGTGCAGTGGGATATTCTTATATCAAGATGTATAAACCTGAGTTGGCATTTTTAGCTCCGGTCCTACTTACTATCGCGATTTTAGGGCTTATCTTTAACTTCAAGACTTTGGACACGATCGTTCTTTCCAAGATCCGCCAAGCAACCGGTGGACGTTTGAGAGGCACATTATCCGGTGGTGGGGCTTTGCAACGCCACGTTGATAACTTCTTCAACGATATCGGACTTCTGGTATTAGAAGGTTACGGAATGACTGAAAGTGCTCCTGTGATCTCGGTCCGTCATTATGATCATCCGATTATCGGTTCCGTAGGTTATATCGTTCCTAAAACGGAACTTCAGTTGAGAGACGATCACGGAAACGTTCTGACCCATATCAACGATCAAAGACAACTTCTTGCGGGCAAGCTAGGAGTAAAAGGGATCGTTCATATCAAAGGGCCTCAGGTAATGAAAGGATATTACAAAAATCCTGAAGTCACTAAGAAGACCATTGTAGACGGATGGTTGAACACCGGAGATATCGGTTTCATCAACTTCAAGCATACTCTAACTCTTACAGGAAGAGCGAAAGAAACCGTCGTATTGTTGGGTGGAGAGAACGTTGAACCGGTTCCGATAGAAAACCGCATGGACGAATCTCCTTATATCAAACAATCTATGGTATTCGGTCAGGATCAGAAAGTCCTGGGAGCGATTATCGTTCCGGATCTAGAAGTTCTACAACCTTGGTTAGCGCAGAACGGTATCCAAGCTAAGGACATTAAGGATCTGATCGATAATCCTAAAGTGATCGAATTCTTTAAGAAAGAGATCAGAGAATACAATAGTACTAAACACGGATTCAAGTCTTTTGAATTGATCCAACACGTAGTAATCGCTCAAAAACCTTTTGAAATAGGTGATGAATTGACTAACCTACTCAAAATGAAAAGGCACGTGATCACTGAAAAATACCAAAAAAGAATCGATAAAGTCTATAAATAA